One stretch of Lacrimispora sphenoides DNA includes these proteins:
- a CDS encoding terminase small subunit, producing MTKKQKFFIEEYLIDLNATQAAIRAGYSSDTAKEIGCENLTKPNIRTHIDKAMAERSRRTGVNADRVVQELAKIAFVNAVDVIDPDTATVKEDALPEDTAAIQSVKVKTFGEDGLEREIKMADKIKALELLGKHMGMFKEKVDLTVQTSEKLDDIMSQMGGEGLEE from the coding sequence TTGACCAAGAAACAGAAATTTTTTATAGAAGAATACTTGATTGATCTTAATGCCACGCAGGCAGCCATAAGAGCAGGATATTCCTCAGATACGGCAAAAGAAATTGGTTGTGAGAACTTAACAAAACCTAACATTCGTACGCATATAGACAAAGCCATGGCGGAGCGATCCCGTCGCACTGGGGTGAATGCCGATCGGGTAGTTCAGGAGCTTGCAAAGATCGCCTTTGTAAATGCTGTGGACGTAATTGATCCAGACACCGCTACCGTGAAAGAAGATGCTCTTCCGGAAGACACGGCTGCGATCCAGTCCGTAAAGGTTAAGACCTTTGGCGAAGATGGTCTTGAAAGAGAAATCAAGATGGCAGATAAGATTAAGGCTCTAGAGCTGTTGGGCAAGCACATGGGAATGTTCAAGGAAAAAGTGGATTTGACTGTTCAGACTTCTGAGAAGTTGGATGATATCATGTCCCAGATGGGCGGTGAGGGCCTTGAAGAGTAG
- a CDS encoding terminase encodes MRALKSSSFPLSQKYIDFINTVDGVDADFLEGTTASGKTTVGAGVKFMRMVSRSNKKLHIIASKTTGTAEKNVIQQDNGILDLHQSARYYGNGDKDYKIPHIVFEGKIIFVLGYDNRDKWELVLGSQFGCVYIDEINTANIDFVREVATRNDYLMATLNPDDPNLPIYKEFINRSRPYKKYAADVPAEIMAELTEAPVSKWRYWFFTFRDNLSLTEEAIQKKIRSAPPGTKLYKNKIQGLRGKATGLIFPNFDRKKHVVSKTWVKQQIESGKIKVKKFSAALDTSYSSKSPDTIAMIFQAITMDRKVIVLDEKVYSNADLSIPLAPSDTTLKFVDFLERNRKEWGLAKDVFIDCADQATITELKKYKRLKGCLYNFHDSYKKVTILDRINLMLGWITQGCYLVVDTCTEHMGELDRYSWQEDKDEPEDRNDHTINASQYGWIPYRNLIGFEEEEKK; translated from the coding sequence GTGAGGGCCTTGAAGAGTAGTAGCTTTCCTCTGTCTCAGAAATACATTGATTTCATAAACACGGTGGACGGAGTAGACGCAGACTTCTTGGAGGGGACTACTGCCAGCGGAAAAACTACCGTAGGGGCTGGTGTTAAGTTCATGCGCATGGTGAGCCGTAGCAATAAGAAACTGCACATCATAGCATCAAAGACAACCGGTACTGCAGAGAAGAACGTTATTCAGCAGGATAATGGGATTCTGGATCTACACCAGAGCGCAAGGTATTACGGCAACGGGGATAAGGATTATAAAATACCTCATATCGTATTTGAGGGAAAGATCATCTTTGTCCTGGGATATGATAACCGTGATAAGTGGGAGCTGGTTCTGGGTTCTCAGTTCGGCTGTGTTTATATTGATGAAATCAACACGGCCAACATTGATTTTGTACGAGAGGTAGCCACCAGAAACGATTATCTCATGGCAACACTCAACCCAGATGATCCTAACCTCCCGATCTACAAGGAATTTATAAACCGATCTCGACCATATAAAAAATACGCTGCAGATGTGCCAGCAGAGATCATGGCAGAGCTTACGGAAGCGCCAGTATCCAAGTGGAGGTACTGGTTTTTTACGTTCAGGGATAATCTCTCCCTGACAGAGGAAGCCATACAGAAAAAGATCCGATCAGCTCCACCAGGCACTAAGCTTTACAAGAATAAGATCCAGGGTCTAAGAGGAAAAGCAACCGGTCTGATTTTTCCGAACTTTGACCGTAAAAAACACGTGGTCAGCAAAACCTGGGTAAAGCAGCAGATCGAATCCGGAAAGATTAAGGTCAAGAAGTTCTCAGCTGCCCTGGACACATCTTATTCCAGCAAAAGCCCGGATACCATTGCAATGATCTTCCAGGCAATTACCATGGACCGGAAGGTGATTGTCCTTGATGAGAAGGTGTACAGCAACGCTGATCTGTCCATTCCTCTGGCTCCATCGGATACTACTCTAAAGTTTGTGGACTTCCTGGAACGGAACCGTAAGGAGTGGGGCCTTGCAAAAGATGTATTTATAGATTGTGCCGATCAGGCAACGATCACGGAACTTAAAAAGTATAAGAGGCTCAAAGGCTGCCTGTATAATTTCCATGACTCATACAAAAAGGTAACGATTCTTGACCGTATCAACCTCATGTTGGGCTGGATCACACAGGGCTGCTATCTGGTCGTGGATACCTGCACAGAGCACATGGGAGAGCTGGACCGGTATTCTTGGCAGGAAGATAAGGACGAACCGGAGGACCGCAACGATCATACAATCAACGCCAGCCAGTATGGGTGGATCCCGTACCGAAATTTGATAGGATTTGAGGAGGAAGAAAAGAAATGA
- a CDS encoding phage portal protein: MRWVSALSDNIKRGIRSWLQIQPSGGTAIQINEIMDFELHAIRNRIWYRGDGNELEQLYQQTAEFADQYKFWASKCTPGMEMRKIHTGLPGLIVRVLTGIVLSDMNDFDFDNEAQAGLWKDIEKKNRFRKKLEGCLKEVLYIGDGAWKVTFNTKKSKFPILQWYPGERVELVYDADELEEVVFKTPYTEKHKRYVLYEHYGYGYIRNELFVEDRQVDLKSIDKTKNLCDYQFDSSTILAVPLKIYESTKYEGRGGSIFDGKLDSFDAFDEAWSQWMDALRAGRARTFIPESYIPRNPETGELIRPNPFDNRFISGDDNMGEDGKNMINTEQPNIPHESYLASYVTALDLCLQGIISPSTLGIDMKKLDNAEAQREKEKATLYTRNAVVEALQESLPEIIATCINAYHILLMQPVEEVKVQIPFGEYANPSFESQVETMSKARPGSPVMSIEAQVEEMWGDSKDDKWKAGEVSRLKHELGIMETEEPNVAGYDGMEGAANAPETGITE; encoded by the coding sequence ATGAGGTGGGTATCAGCATTGAGTGATAACATAAAACGGGGTATCCGCAGCTGGCTCCAGATACAGCCAAGCGGAGGAACTGCCATACAGATCAATGAGATTATGGACTTTGAACTTCATGCCATCCGCAACCGAATCTGGTACCGTGGTGATGGAAATGAACTGGAGCAGCTTTACCAGCAGACCGCCGAGTTTGCAGATCAGTATAAATTTTGGGCATCCAAGTGCACCCCAGGAATGGAAATGAGAAAGATCCATACCGGCTTGCCTGGCTTAATCGTTCGTGTTTTGACAGGGATTGTCTTATCGGACATGAATGACTTTGACTTTGATAACGAGGCGCAGGCTGGCTTGTGGAAGGATATAGAGAAAAAGAACCGTTTTCGAAAGAAGCTGGAAGGGTGCTTAAAAGAAGTATTGTATATCGGTGATGGTGCATGGAAAGTGACATTCAACACAAAGAAAAGTAAATTTCCTATCCTTCAATGGTATCCAGGGGAACGGGTAGAGTTAGTCTATGATGCCGATGAGCTGGAAGAGGTGGTGTTTAAAACGCCATACACAGAAAAACATAAGCGTTACGTCTTATATGAGCATTACGGCTATGGATACATACGGAATGAGTTGTTTGTGGAAGATCGTCAGGTAGATCTAAAATCTATTGATAAGACGAAGAACCTGTGTGATTACCAGTTTGATAGCAGTACCATACTTGCAGTGCCACTAAAGATATACGAGAGCACGAAATACGAAGGCCGGGGCGGATCCATTTTTGATGGGAAGCTGGATAGTTTCGATGCTTTTGACGAAGCCTGGAGCCAATGGATGGACGCACTGCGGGCCGGCAGGGCCAGAACCTTTATACCGGAATCTTACATACCAAGAAATCCAGAAACGGGTGAGCTGATAAGGCCCAATCCATTCGATAATCGTTTCATTTCCGGTGATGACAACATGGGTGAGGACGGCAAGAATATGATTAACACGGAACAGCCGAATATCCCCCATGAAAGCTATCTTGCCAGTTATGTGACCGCCTTGGATCTCTGCCTGCAGGGAATCATATCACCCAGTACTCTTGGTATTGATATGAAGAAGCTGGATAATGCGGAAGCCCAGCGGGAGAAGGAAAAGGCTACGCTTTATACCCGTAATGCTGTGGTAGAGGCTTTACAGGAATCTTTGCCGGAGATTATCGCCACTTGCATCAACGCCTATCACATCCTTCTTATGCAGCCAGTGGAAGAGGTAAAGGTGCAAATTCCGTTCGGAGAATATGCCAACCCGTCCTTTGAAAGCCAGGTGGAAACAATGTCAAAAGCCCGGCCGGGATCCCCAGTCATGAGTATTGAGGCCCAGGTGGAGGAAATGTGGGGCGATAGCAAGGACGATAAATGGAAGGCGGGGGAGGTGAGCCGACTAAAACATGAGCTTGGGATCATGGAAACAGAGGAACCAAACGTAGCCGGCTATGATGGAATGGAGGGTGCAGCCAATGCGCCAGAAACAGGAATTACCGAGTGA